Proteins from one Physeter macrocephalus isolate SW-GA chromosome 16, ASM283717v5, whole genome shotgun sequence genomic window:
- the LOC102994276 gene encoding LOW QUALITY PROTEIN: olfactory receptor 477-like (The sequence of the model RefSeq protein was modified relative to this genomic sequence to represent the inferred CDS: deleted 3 bases in 2 codons) codes for MAWGQNHTTVKGFILLGLTNRADQKQQLLFAIFLLIYSVTLVGNLGLIDVIHTSASLHTPMYFLLSVLSFLDICSASVFTPSLLINFLTTDQSISFVGCVVQMALIILHGTGECLLLAMMAYDQFVAICHPLLYHTIMSKRLCVRLVVVTYAAGVFLSAVQTGNAFILPYCGPNIIDHYFCDIPPPRHVPLACLETTMANVILFVFSALVTVPTISVILVSNAYILVTVCRMRSLEAQCKAFSTCASHLTALSLFYGSVFLVYVQPNPETALACNKILSGFYTIVIPMLNPLVYSLKNKDVKASAQVRVLKLSRKVIC; via the exons ATGGCCTGGGGTCAGAATCACACCACAGTGAAGGGGTTCATCCTGCTGGGCCTCACAAACAGGGCAGACCAAAAACAA CAACTCCTCTTTGCCATCTTCCTGCTGATCTACTCTGTGACTCTGGTGGGCAACCTGGGCCTGATAGATGTGATCCACACCAGCGCCAGCCTCCACACCCCCATGTACTTCCTCCTGAGTGTGCTTTCCTTCCTTGACATCTGCAGTGCCTCCGTGTTCACTCCCAGTCTGCTGATCAACTTCCTCACCACTGACCAATCCATCTCCTTCGTGGGCTGTGTGGTCCAGATGGCCCTCATTATCCTCCATGGCACAGGGGAGTGTCTGCTTCTGGCCATGATGGCCTATGACCAATTCGTGGCCATCTGCCACCCTCTCCTCTACCACACCATCATGTCCAAGCGTTTGTGTGTCCGGCTGGTGGTGGTCACCTATGCTGCTGGGGTGTTCCTTTCAGCTGTTCAGACAGGGAATGCCTTCATCTTGCCCTACTGTGGTCCCAACATCATTGATCACTACTTCTGTGacatcccccccccccgccatgtTCCA CTGGCCTGCTTAGAGACAACCATGGCCAATGTCATCTTGTTCGTCTTTTCTGCCTTGGTCACCGTCCCCACAATCTCAGTCATCTTGGTCTCGAATGCCTACATCCTGGTCACAGTCTGCAGGATGAGGTCCTTGGAGGCCCAGTGCAAGGCCTTCTCCACCTGTGCCTCCCACCTCACTGCCCTCTCCCTTTTCTATGGGTCTGTGTTCCTTGTATATGTCCAACCCAACCCTGAAACTGCCTTAGCCTGTAACAAGATCCTCTCTGGGTTCTACACCATTGTGATCCCCATGCTGAACCCACTGGTCTACAGCCTAAAGAATAAAGATGTCAAGGCCTCTGCACAAGTTAGGGTTCTTAAGCTAAGCAGAAAAGTAATTTGTTAG